One part of the Anaeromyxobacter sp. Fw109-5 genome encodes these proteins:
- a CDS encoding DNA mismatch repair protein MutS — MPSPREEISRRLDARRAGVTRLDRADARVGWGRLALFAAAAAVAWLAWAEHRLSGWWLLAPVGAFVALAVLHDRVLSARARARRAVAFHEAALARMDGRFAGAGNPGERFADPAHPYALDLDLFGRGSLFELVCAARTRPGEERLAAWLLHPAPAAEARARQRAVGALAPRLDLREDLAVLGEDVRAGVEPAGLAAWGEAPPLLPTAVRPAALALAAAAIGTAWAWAAGLGPVPFLLVLLAQWAFVRALRGRMGRVLGGVERPAAELRVLSLLLERLEAEPLEDPRLAALQGALRGGGAPASGRIAALVRIVARMEWGRNQFFAPIAFALGWAPLHAAAVERWRAAAGRGIRRWLEALAELEALTSLAGYAYEHPEDVWPEVLDFSPGRTPILDGDALRHPLLASAVPNDVRLGGDGPRVLLVSGSNMSGKSTYLRTVGVNVVLALAGAPVRAARLRLTPLQPGATLRIQDSLQAGRSRFYAEITRLKELVDLAKGALPLLFLLDEILHGTNSHDRRIGAEAVVRGLLARGALGLVTTHDLALTELAGADGALANGHFEDQVRDGEIAFDYRLRPGVVAHSNALALMRAVGLRV, encoded by the coding sequence GTGCCCAGCCCCCGCGAGGAGATCTCCCGCCGCCTCGACGCGCGTCGCGCCGGCGTCACGCGGCTCGACCGCGCGGATGCCCGGGTAGGCTGGGGCAGGCTCGCGCTGTTCGCCGCCGCCGCCGCGGTCGCCTGGCTCGCGTGGGCGGAGCACCGGCTCTCCGGCTGGTGGCTCCTCGCGCCCGTGGGCGCGTTCGTGGCGCTCGCCGTGCTGCACGACCGCGTGCTCTCGGCGCGCGCCCGGGCGCGGCGCGCGGTGGCGTTCCACGAGGCCGCCCTCGCCCGGATGGACGGGCGCTTCGCGGGCGCCGGCAACCCCGGAGAGCGGTTCGCCGACCCCGCCCACCCGTACGCGCTCGACCTGGACCTCTTCGGGCGCGGCTCGCTCTTCGAGCTCGTGTGCGCCGCGCGCACGCGGCCCGGTGAGGAGCGGCTCGCCGCCTGGCTCCTCCACCCCGCCCCCGCCGCCGAGGCCCGCGCGAGGCAGCGCGCGGTCGGCGCCCTCGCGCCGCGCCTCGATCTGCGCGAGGACCTCGCCGTGCTCGGCGAGGACGTGCGCGCCGGCGTGGAGCCCGCCGGGCTGGCCGCCTGGGGCGAGGCCCCGCCGCTCCTGCCGACCGCGGTGCGCCCGGCGGCGCTCGCGCTCGCGGCGGCCGCGATCGGCACGGCGTGGGCGTGGGCGGCGGGGCTCGGCCCGGTGCCGTTCCTCCTCGTCCTCCTCGCGCAATGGGCGTTCGTTCGGGCGCTGCGCGGTCGGATGGGGCGCGTCCTCGGCGGCGTCGAGCGGCCCGCGGCCGAGCTGAGGGTGCTCTCGCTGCTCCTGGAGCGGCTCGAGGCGGAGCCGCTCGAGGACCCTCGGCTCGCCGCGCTCCAGGGGGCGCTGCGGGGCGGCGGCGCGCCGGCGTCGGGGCGCATCGCCGCGCTGGTGCGGATCGTCGCGCGGATGGAGTGGGGACGGAACCAGTTCTTCGCGCCGATCGCGTTCGCGCTCGGGTGGGCGCCGCTCCACGCCGCCGCGGTGGAGCGCTGGCGCGCCGCGGCGGGGCGCGGCATCCGCCGCTGGCTCGAGGCGCTCGCCGAGCTCGAGGCGCTCACCTCACTCGCGGGCTACGCCTACGAGCACCCGGAGGACGTCTGGCCCGAGGTGCTGGACTTCTCGCCGGGGCGGACCCCGATCCTCGACGGCGACGCGCTCAGGCACCCCCTCCTCGCCAGCGCCGTGCCGAACGACGTGCGGCTCGGCGGCGACGGCCCCCGCGTGCTCCTCGTCTCCGGCTCGAACATGTCGGGGAAGAGCACCTACCTGCGCACGGTGGGGGTGAACGTGGTGCTGGCGCTCGCCGGCGCGCCGGTTCGCGCGGCCCGCCTGCGCCTCACCCCCCTCCAGCCGGGCGCGACCCTGCGCATCCAGGACTCGCTGCAGGCGGGCCGCTCCCGCTTCTACGCGGAGATCACCCGCCTCAAGGAGCTCGTCGACCTCGCGAAGGGCGCCCTCCCGCTCCTGTTCCTGCTCGACGAGATCCTGCACGGGACGAACTCGCACGACCGCCGCATCGGCGCCGAGGCGGTGGTGCGCGGGCTCCTCGCGCGGGGCGCCCTCGGGCTCGTCACGACGCACGATC